From bacterium:
GAATCCTGACTACCTTGCGCAAAGACTCCCGGATTGAGGGGCTGGCCGCAAAAGAAAATAGCGCAGGAGTGCGTTACCAGTTAACCGATTTAGGCCGCGCCGAAGCGAAAAACGCCTATTTACGCAGCGGCTACATTGGTCGCGCCCCGATTACGATCGATCACTATAGGCAGTTGGTTGAAGCGCAATCAGTGTTCAATTGCACGGCAAGCAAAGAACAACTAAAGGACGCTTTTGCCGGTGTCGTGCTTGAAGATCATTTGTATGACCAACTGGGGCCCGCCTTGCATTCCGGCCGGGCCATCATGGTGTACGGTCCGGCGGGTAGCGGGAAAACCTATATTTGCAAGCGCCTGGCGCGATGTTTAGGCGGCCCGGTTCACCTACCCTATGCTATTTCTGTGGGCAGGGAAATCATCCAGTTTTTTGATCCGCTGATTCATGTGCCGGTTTATCAAGTCAGCGAGAAAGTCGGCTATCACTTTGAAAACCGCACCGATCAACGCTTGATTTTATGCGAACGTCCGGTTGCTATCAGCGGTGGCGAGTTGACCATGGACAGACTCGAATTGCGTTACGACCCCGTCACCCGCTTAAACCACGCCCCTATCCAGTTAAAAACCAATAATGGTATTTATATCGTTGACGACATGGGGCGGCAGCGTATGCCCCCCATTGAATTGTTAAACCGCTGGATTGTGCCGATGGAAGAGCACATCGATTATTTGACAGTGGGAACAGGCCAGCATTTCCCGGTGCCGTTTGATACCGTGCTGGTGTTCTCAACCAATTTACATCCGCTGGAATTGGCGGATGAGGCTTACTTAAG
This genomic window contains:
- a CDS encoding AAA family ATPase → ILTTLRKDSRIEGLAAKENSAGVRYQLTDLGRAEAKNAYLRSGYIGRAPITIDHYRQLVEAQSVFNCTASKEQLKDAFAGVVLEDHLYDQLGPALHSGRAIMVYGPAGSGKTYICKRLARCLGGPVHLPYAISVGREIIQFFDPLIHVPVYQVSEKVGYHFENRTDQRLILCERPVAISGGELTMDRLELRYDPVTRLNHAPIQLKTNNGIYIVDDMGRQRMPPIELLNRWIVPMEEHIDYLTVGTGQHFPVPFDTVLVFSTNLHPLELADEAYLRRLGYKIQFTDITKEQFTLIWGDVCRERSVALEEGVLDCVFELYDQTKRSFLPCQPRDLIGIGLDMAAFKNNRGHLSKENIRLAWDTYFIDI